AAATAAGATTCACGAATAGTCAACTGTGTCGAAGATGGTACGATCAATACTATAACGTGTTTCAataaacctgtacactcctatTTTTATTACACCATACTAGATCTGGTTTACATCTTTTTAAACAGTTGATAACGCATGTGTGGTACCTTCATGGAGTTTCtagcgtccataggctactgTAACCACTTACAAGATGGGCTGTatgattattttacattaatgtattattattaaatatgtaaatgtaTATCTCTTTTAACTCGAAATCTACATCAACACGTATATTTCTTATGGAAGAGCAAAATGCCTAAACGATTCACGATCACGTTTTTCAGCCATAGCATCTATCGTAGCTCCATTAGCCATTCACTGGACGGCCGAGAACTACGGGTACCGGGCCACGATTATACTTATGGCTGGCGTGTACCTACAAACCTTAGTTGGCTCCGCGCTCCAACAGCCAGTGAAGTGGCATTTGAAGAGGGTCCCTATCAATCCTGGTACGTACTGTAATCATTCAGGGTTCTTGCTTTTGCCGTAGTTTTGCAGGTACAGTTTACTGGATGGCCAAGAATTACGGGTACCGAGCTACTATCATACTTAGGTATGGCTGGCGTGTACCTCAAATATTAGTTGGATCCGCATTGCAACAGCCAAAGAAATATCATTTTGAAGAGGTTGCCTGTAGGTCCTGGTAAATCATTTCTTGTTTATGGCCAGCCGTCGCAACCATATTTGCATTATTTTAAaacctatttaaatttattcaacAATGCAATAAGGAACTTTTGGTATCTTGACGGATGTTCAGAGAACGAAACGTTAGAAAtcttttgggtacatttcgagGATCCTCAGCcgtttgaaattattttaagaTGTTCGATATTTTTTAAGTTATACTTCCTTTCTACTATTTCAAGTTCTACACTTCTACAGTCGTTTTAACAATACCTGCTCTATGTGTTTCCAGAAACTGAAAAATTCTTGAAGATGAAAAGTAACTGCGAAGTGGAAGCTAACATGGAAGCATTCCATATTACAGAGATAAATGTTGACCAGGTAGCAACAGCGAAAAACGACGGTGTTCTGCAAGTATATTCATTAACATTATTTGAACAACTGGAAACTTTTCTACCTTTACTTACCCAAAAtgttgaaatatatttttcatatctcatgctctgaaagtgggtcgttgttgttctaaaaggtgcgcaggcggcttagcacggtcgcgtttttatcccttgtcaccatgcctgtcacgttctaacaagtatgtaagtgcgaaagggacgcgcatagtgatagtcgataaaaatggaaccgtgctgagcccgcagaaagtgatacgtttatgctctagcgcagaaaagtggtgtactcctctgcgtccccgtcccaggaacaactgggtggaaacaaaatggaaaaatagtgtctttatttcctcgcctggtacaattggtaattgttatattttactaatcccacgttcatccttttttttataaaaaatgatgtaagtaaattattaaaaacaaattattcttgatttctttcgttgaattctatttactcgatttcataaggcgggtaccaaaaggaatacaccaaaaatattttttaaaccttacacaacttgcgtaaatgagcaaaggcagaatcttatacagccacagttaaacgtttgtacgatattaaattggtttttaaagttatttagcactatattcatgaaaataaaatgaaatacaagataaaaatttcttatattattaattaaattgttatttaatatttaaaatacttttactatgttattttattacctgGTGCGGCGCACacaggtcgcggtgcggtccggtagtctgttgcggcttttagaacgaaaaagtataaaattaaaaagtaagaggcaatcccgctgattttcatactataatgaacaaataattttaaaattactgctgtttgttaaaaaatgtgtgttttcgtaaatattgcaatctaaatgatattcgctaggggttattaatcttcacacatgtaaagtaagtcctaaggaaaaaaatcatggccgtaggtctattaggtacttcaattactgattttgcaaaATTGTCTTGTCTtatttggtttcctcgcattcgatatgaaaagtagagtgtttaactcgggtgaaaggcaccatttccgtctcggactaatggcgctctcactgcgttcgagcgccaaactacctcgacagaaatgggtgcctttcaacccttggttaacaatctactatttactTACAGAGAGTATATCAAAGACGTGTTCGACTGGCCATTTCTAAAACAGTTCCTGAGAACTTGCGCCTGCGTCGGTGCGCCGCTCGGGCTCATTTCCGATGTTATATTCACCCTGTTCATACCCCAAGCACTCTATGCGAGGGATTGGAACGAAGTAAGTGAAAAAAAGTTAATATTTTTATCATCATGTGACGAATTTGGCTGTAGCTGACAATTGGTATACAAACGCATATCCTCACTCcgttcaatttatttatttatttaacagttatatcaggcaacaaggtccatattacaaataccttacagactaacataacTTATagcatttttataaacttaaaaaactaaacactatttaggcgactaaacggcgtggctccgttgaatcgtctggtcttgtgtcggattcggcagtttgccccggaacctccgaaacacacggcgcactcgatggtcccctgcagcggtagcggcgcgatcgaagctgaaacaccctcagcgtgtagccaatCCGTAGTGTAGTGTGTAGCGTGTGTCAATGTGATGTATGAGTCAAAGAAGAAGGCAACTACACTGCaatcataatcattatcattaccGATGCGTTACACTCACGGTTGTTTGCATAATTTTCAGGGTGAAGTAGCATGGGCATTAGCACTGTTAAGTTTCGGAGATATATCAACAAGGATATTGTTAATAGTGGCGAGCGCTTGGTTGAAGAAAATACGGAACAATATTATCTACATATTCGGGATGGGGTTGGATGTAGCATTAAAATTCGGTAAGTATTTGCTTTATAATTTTCCTGTTTGGATACTATATTTACTTGTGAAAAAGGCTAGACATCCGTTTAAAGAAATTGGATTGCAGAAGCTTCACAGATTACGGCAAAATATCTCAATCATAATCGTTGGTTAAAATCTTAAACCACCTTTGTGATTGTAGAATGAAAAGTAGGCAGGTACTCATATTATTGTTGTTCATGTATAAGGAAGGTTTTTTAAAATATAGCAATTTTTAGGCATACTTACGGATCTGCTGGTTAACCTAAGTATTATTTCAGTCTTCCTCTGGTTCCCACACCCAACCGTGGCTTACGTGACCCTGACCTTGACCGGATGTTCCCGCTGTATCCTCATCGTTCTGTTCTCACTGGTCATCTCCGACGCGGTCCCACCGGAGAAGTACGGCATGGCGTTTGGCGTGTCAACACTGATGTATGGCGCGTTTGGTATTACCCTAGGTCCAGCTATTGGTAAGACGCGATCCATTCACCATTCCATATTCACCacttagatggttggcagtcctcaactgtttTATTCAAAAACTTCTTGCCTCACATAAATaatcgtaaataaatattataggacatgcTTACACAAATTGAGCAAgatcaataaggcttgtgttgtgggactcagacaacgatatttagaggtaatatacaaatacttaaatgacctataactcaggaacaaatatcagtGTTTATCATATTTGTTTGataatgcccttaccgggagtCGAACCTAGAatcatcggcttcataggcagggtcactacagaCTGGGCCACCGATCATCACCTAGACTATATACAATAATCATAAGATCTTTTTGTACACACAAAGCAAtgattaaatgaaatgaaatgactgTGACATGAATTGTTGCCCGCGGTATTCCCGGACCTTAAAACCTTCAAAAAGAAGAGCGTACTTCCTTCTTAAGACGCATGACGCACAAGCCCTTGGGTGTTACAGGTATTCATATGGGAGGGTAGTTGctcaaataattatttatttatcaggtGCAGTTCGAGATGCTACAGGCAACTACGCTTTAATGTTCTACCTGCTCATCGGTCTAATGGCTGTCGTCACTGTAGCTTGGTGCGTCGAGCTCTACCGCGGAAGAAACTCGCTGAACAAATTATCATCCCTATCACAACCACCCAGAGATGTTCATTAATTGTAAAAGGATCATATACCTACTTGCAGAAATACAATTGTATTTCAGTTCCCGAAAGTTCAGAATACTGaagactagagttagaccaagatatgtaagactgcagcgattttgatagcccagactgtgcaagtctTATTCTAAAACTCAAACTTCgaagaaattatgacgtataaaaaagACTTTCACAGTCTGTGCTGTCAAATcattgcagagttatcttggtctaactctaattagtGTGTAGATCCAGAGTTTCATTTTCTGTTCCCATATGCTTTTTCTTCAATCTTCATGTGCTTCCATTCTGTATGTTTTTGGTTCGTTACTTGCATCGCGTTAAATTAAGGGTACATAGCTGGACTAATGACCATTATCAAAGCAATGTAAGTTTTTAAGACAAACTTAGCAGTAATAGTTTGTAGCAGAAATAAGATTTTGCTTCTAAGTTTCATACAGGCGTTAGTTTATGTATCACagtagtttaattttaattataataaaatgaatagATACATTCTTATTAATTTGtgttagaaaaatattaatacgaATGCTTTGTCATTTTATTTATGCTAATCATTTCAACATTATTTCAGTAGAAATAAAGaactaatatataataatataaactttatttCAGAATTAAATTAGAATCAGGTATTGTGTTAGTAACAAAGTAACACTTAAAATCTATATTGtagaaagaaaaatatatagtagaaAGATCGTTGTTGGGCCGAGTTTTATTAGGTAGTCGAATTTTTTCACGTCAATTTCTATAAAATTTTGGTGGATAGATAGTTTCCTATTCTTTACAATATAAGCGCACCAATTGCAGCTTCCAGCGAGCCAATGTTACGtgtttgccattttggctacggaaccctaaaaacgtgcaAATCGTAGGAAGATCACTCCTCATACAGCATCAAAAACGCGCTGACACTGTACACAAAACAAAGTCAAACTTTGTTAACCGATCGGTTACTGCACAAGGGTCAACCGTTTCGCCAAAACAATTATTCCAACCTTCAACCTACTTCTACCGAAATCGACCTACCTAAGCGGAAACCTTCCGCTCGGTATCTTCCATTGTAAACAAACTATGCTAAAACTCGTCTGTTTGTTGACAGTTGACATgtgataaaataacttaaaatgcaGCGTAGGTAAAGTAGAAAGTTATCAGTCTCGTGTTGACTTATTTATTGGAGGTCTGATTAAATGCATTTCAACTTAGTGGAATCTGTTTTACTGGCTGGCAAATGTATTTATCATGTgtcttataaataataaacctTCTTAATTACACAAAATAGATGAAAAGTGAGGCAGACTGCCATACATGGTTTATTGATTTCGGAGGCCGTAAATGTGGAATTTACGCTGCACACGCTGGTTTGATGCCATTGAGGCAGTCGCACGCGTCAAGTTCCAGGGctctatgcggaaggcagaagatcgGCCAGGTTGGAGAGAAATCCAAGAAAAGGCGACTTAtggcggtcacgaccctcagtcatgaggttacgacgaagaagaaaaagaaatgTGAGATTAGATTCACATTGGGTTATGTATAGCCCAACACCTGTATCGGTAGTTAAAGGAGATCTACAAGAGAAGTACTTGCTTAGTGTTGTTGGATTTTTCTCGTGCGTTCGACTGCATAAATATTGACTTGCTTCTATCTAAGTTAATTTATTACGGTGTAGATTTAGGGTCACTCTCGTGGTTTAGAAGTTACCTTGCTGGGCGTATGCAGTCAGTTAAAATTGCTAAAAACGATGGCACTTTGTTGGTGTCTGACTCTAGACCCCTAAATCGCGGAGTCCCACAAGGCTCCATTCTCGGGCCCTTACTGTTTATTATATATAGCGCTGACATCGTTAACATTATTGAGCATTGTCAATATCACTTGTATGCGGATGATGTTCAGATGTACTACACGGCCCGTCCTTGTGACTTCCCTGActcaattaataaaattaatgaagacCTCGAAAGTATCTCCGCTTGGGCTGAACAAAACAGTCTGTTGCTAAACCCTATTAAGTCAAAGTTTATGATTTTGGGTAGTAAAACTCAAATTTCTCGAATCTTAGATGGTAGCCCTCAACTAAATATTAGAGGCTCATTAATAGAGCGAGTAGAGGAGGCCATAAACCTGGGTATAATAATAGACAACCAGTTAAGGTTTGAAAAGCACATAGCGGAGCTAGCCAAATCATGTTTCTTTAGATTGAAAGTATTGTATCAAGTAAGAAACCTTCTAGATGAAAAAGTTCGCTTGACATTATGCGAATCGCTCGTATTGTCTAAGTTGAACTACGGCGATCTGGTGTACGGGCCTCGTCTGCAACAAAAGACTCGTCGATTAATACAACGAGTTCAAAACGCGTGTTATCGATATTGCTACAAAGTTCCTCCAAGGAGCCATATCACACCGTTTTTGAACAAATCTTCGACTTTGAATATGGCATCACGTAGACATTTACATCTTGCTTGTCTTCTCTTTGGCGTTATAAATTGCAAGTCACCCGAATATCTAttctctaaaataaatatttcttcttTTCACAACCGACACGCCACAAGATCTACTCGACGTTGCATTTTAGAAGTACACCCTCATAGGACGATTGCCTTTACCGGTTGTTTCCGTTATCTCGCGACCAAATGCTGGAATGATATCCCTCCGCCTTTAAGACAacttaaatccaaaaaaacatttaaaaaccacTTTAAAAAACTTCTCCTTGAAAAACAAACCGCTGGGATTCCATTCGGCTATTTGGTTGCAGATTTTAGGATATAACATGGTGAGGCTGGTGTAACACAACACACTGGGGAGACTTACATAGTACATACGGGTCAATTTTACCTACTATCTAAGTATTTCATCAAAAAATTATCACACGACATGCACATATCACACTTACACTGTACGATTGTTTTCGACGTACGTAAATACttctacataaatataatatttgttgTGACCTGGGTTCCGGCAGAAAATCAGTGCTTTGCTCGAAAGAGCGAAGCATATCACTGAGCCGTGACCCTTTTGTCCTGCTGCAACGCACAcagtttgtacctacctacttttataaaattgtaactgctattttctttgtaactcaattttctttgttagtgtaataattattgttttttcttTCTGTTATGATgtgtttaaatttatattgtgtgtcattgcagctgtcaaataaatgatttatctatctatctatctatctaagaGTGAAAAGTATTAAATCCTGCTAATAATTAATCAATTCTTTAGGTAGATGTCCCCCCAGCAAGGGAAAACTACTTAAGTTGTCAAGTTTTGACCTCTCAAATGGAGCAGATATCGTACCGTACAGCAACACATTAACTGTGACCATTAGTAGCTTCTATGTCGTCGCAGTAAGGATTAAAACTTATTAGTAAATTGTGCCAACGATAGTTATAAGAGCAACATATTTATCTAACCAACAACGGACCTTATGTTCGTTACAATAAGGTTTAGGAAttgacagttaacagtgttgacGGTATGCAGCGCGCAGAATTAATTACGTTCATAAATGAATGATGGCGCTCAAATGTCACAAACAATGATAGCATTGTTGTCGTGACTTGCGGGAGATAACAGCCACTTTCCTACTATCACAAACACTATTACTAGGAATTGACGCTAGTGTACCTATATTGACATTGACATCCCGTTCTGTATGAAATCTACCTCATCTGAATAAGTGAATATCTTCATAAAAATCGGTGCACATCGGaggcgtgtgcgtagacgtgtaCGCGTATGTCACGCAaccggtgtgccgtctctcctAAAGATCCGTAGGTATATTACAACGGGCGTACGTCACGCAAGCAGTGTATCGTCTCTCTTAAAGTTCCGTATATTACAACGGACACGCGCAGttgtgcacg
This genomic interval from Cydia splendana chromosome 4, ilCydSple1.2, whole genome shotgun sequence contains the following:
- the LOC134789571 gene encoding monocarboxylate transporter 1-like → MDGNKIYENTKKQYKLVPPDGGWAYMVWIAAIINFSVLTMFVPSIGMIFNSFYIKLGMGSTDIQVHNGVNSMCVAVGGFFSGPLMKVVSLRKLSFFGATSATLGVFGLVFVNSYAMFILCQGILMGTGTGVLYNVACTAINDYFLKKRFMMTSLAQAISAIASIVAPLAIHWTAENYGYRATIILMAGVYLQTLVGSALQQPVKWHLKRVPINPETEKFLKMKSNCEVEANMEAFHITEINVDQVATAKNDGVLEYIKDVFDWPFLKQFLRTCACVGAPLGLISDVIFTLFIPQALYARDWNEGEVAWALALLSFGDISTRILLIVASAWLKKIRNNIIYIFGMGLDVALKFVFLWFPHPTVAYVTLTLTGCSRCILIVLFSLVISDAVPPEKYGMAFGVSTLMYGAFGITLGPAIGAVRDATGNYALMFYLLIGLMAVVTVAWCVELYRGRNSLNKLSSLSQPPRDVH